The genome window TTGAGCTCTATGCCCTCACCCTTCTTGCAACAGTTCAAAAAGATGTTGATCTTGCAATCTCCTGGGTTGAGAATGCTTCATTGCCTGAGGAAAATCGACAGGTATGGATGTTCTCCGCAGATGAAGTTTTCATGTAATTAGGCATTTGAACTAGAAATGGGAAACAAAGTCACGGTGTGGTTTTGATTGATTGGAATGAACAATCTACCAGTTGACATGACTGTGTCAACAGTGGATCAATTGAATTTCTCTGCATGTGTCTGGGTGATGTGATTCAATGGTCAGAGCTTTAACTTATCATTGTGTACATCCTCAAAATTGACCGCGACATATGTGTTGTGTTTGTGCATGTGTTCATGAATTGATTTAACGCTGACAAAGAGATTTTGGGGGGCTTGtaaagtctaaaatttgaagcaTTCTACTCTGGGTATGATTACTGATTCTGACCCtgtagttcattttttttctttctgtatGATCTTTTACTTAGATTTTGTTAACTTGTGTTGGAAATGATTTCTTATCTACCTTATTACCTCCCAAAGCTCGTTATTGAGAGTTCTGCAAGTTCATCTTCTGTGAGCAATGTCTCTTGCATACTTGTGCTGTTGTGCATGTTTACCTTTCTCTTAACTGTTGTTTTCATTGAAATAAAGCAGTTGACTGCATTCTCTGTAGTCTATATTGGTGGAAAATGGAATCAGATGTTAGCGTTTATCCATAcgttaaattttagtttaagcTGACATTTGGAGTTAGCAGTCTTTCTTACGATTCTACTTGTTTTATGATAAATTCCATTCTATTTGTGTCAAATGTAATTTTCATAATGATAAGTATTTTGGTTTTCATTAACATTAATAAGCAGCAAAGGAggaatttatttatagattatAAAAGCTAAGGAATATTTAGTGGAAAATTTACAAAGTGgacctttttaaaacaaaattgtactgttatattttttgttgttgtctaTTTAGTGGTTATTTCATTGGTAAAACTTGGTCTCTAGGTGACCTTGTTGTTATTTCATTGGTAAAACAAAGATGTTAGTGTTTaaggaatatttttttgttgttgtctaTATAGTGGAACTTGTTGTCTAACCACTCTAAATATGTTTACCATTCAATAGCACACTCACTAGTCTGTACAACATAGTTACCACTCTATCTGGTCCTTAGGCAGTCTGtacaacatattttttagtctttttgtaAGTATTGGGTTGTTTGTCCTTAGGAAGTGTGATTTCCACATTCATTTGCTAATTATTTGTATGCCATTGTATTTGTAGGGACTTCTGAGAAGTTTACACTCCATGCATTCTTCTAAAAGTACCATTTTGTCTCAAAGTTCCTTTCAGCAGTCACCCACAAATAGCAATGAAGCTTATCCTTTGAAAGAACAAAGTGTGTCTGAAGGATTACCAAAAGGCTTGAAAAGCAATGAAAAGTATAGGTCCAAAGAAGCTGTTACAAAACTGTCTGAACGAATAGAAGCATGTTTCTGGTGCTTCCGTGGTATCAATTTGAAGATTGGCACTACTAAGTTTGTCATAACTAGTGGGAAGATCATGCTTGGTTGTTTAATATTGTTCATCTATTATGTTTTCAGAAAGAAGCAAGCTACTTTAAACAGGTACTCAAGTTCATAGCTCCATAGTAGAATGTATCTAAAGTATTTGTTTTCTGTATCCTCTCAACTTCGAGGATACAATCACCATTACATATCAAAATCATCTTTagtttaaattaatcatttttgttttttcctttctgGTTGTTGTTCTTGTGGGAAACTATCTCTTATTTAGGGAAATTGAACCTCTAATTTGGGCAAAATATCACCTATATATTTAGGATCTGTATTATGCTGATTTGTATAGCTGTATTTCTTTATTTCCACCAGCAATTTAATAGATTCCTGATCTGAAAGAGCcgttttattcaaataaaaggGATTTACTGGCAGAGTGATCTGCTATCCTCCTTTATGAGACCATAGCTCCAAACAACAAATCAAATTTGCTCCAGCCAATGTTGTTTGCAGCTAAAATTGGGCAAGATCTCAACCATTGATCAGTCATTGCACAGTAACTGATAAAGAGAGAGGATATGATGAATGTTGCAGATTTTGGTTGTGCTGCAGAGACAGGAAAGGATCCTGATACCTCCAAAGAATTTCCTCATAAAACCCAAAAAATGATCCCTAACAGATTCCCCATACCTTTTAAGTATTCCCCCGAACAACTTCCTAAAATTTAGGATAACACAGTAACAAACATCCAAGATAATCAGACACTTAGAATTACAAAGTAAAGATAACAACTTCCTTAATAGATGAAATATTCCTAAATCTGTTGCTTCTTATTCCTATTTCCTCCTAGAGTAGACATTCCTAACCTTGGGCCTCCTACTTTGCCTTGCTAGTTGGGCTCTATCACAATTCATCAAACTTTTGTCTCCCTTGAGAGTTGTTTTCTAAGTTGAGATTAGCGGGCTTTGTGAAAACCTAtggaaatatttaattttaattgctgTGGAGGGTTATTGGACCATCTTATATTGATATTATCCTTATTTAATTTATGCTAATAACTTATGTGTAGTTTGTATGTACAATAGGAATAGGGGAATATAATAAGGTTAAAACTTGAAATGGAGTGTTTTAGCCTCTATACCTAGGACTGATGGACTGCCAGATTCTGAACAGGCAGCTGGAAAATTGTTGTTATGCTGTTTGATTTCAAACACTTATGATTCCTGGTGTTATTATTAGTTACAGAATTTGTAGGATATTTTGTAACCTTTCCTGAAAAACCATGCTATTCCAAATGGATTGACCTATTTGGCACTGGCTTGAAGGTAAAATATTGTCATTTCATCATGTTCAAGGCCCCTTATTTCAATTCAAGGATGGCCCttcatgtgaatttttttagtatatattcaactttagttttaattcttattttaatgtCCATTATAATTTCCTGTTTTACCCACTTAAGGCTGAGATTTTCCAATAAATTGCAGTAGTATTTAAGTTCATTAGGAGTCTGTTATCATGAGCAAAACCTGTTTCACTTTATGCTGCTGTGTCTCATGGTTAAGAGAccagattttatttattcaatgttAACTGTGACTAAACCCTGTTCCCGTTCTTCAGAGGGATTACATGGTTCTGAATGACTGACTATTCGTTCATGGTTTAGGATTGTAAGAAGACAGGCAATGGCCGTAAAGAGGGCTTTGGTAGATTTGTGGCAGCTTGCGTTTTCCTACCAAGTAAATCCTCTGGCAGCTGTTCAACCACTGTCTGCTGCAACACGTCAAGGTCAGTGATGCCATGGTGAAATTGTTGACCAAGGATCCTGTCATAGCTGATCCTCAGTGTGTCTTTCTGTTGACTAGCCTTGTAGTTTCAGATAGGCAATATTGTTTAACATGCACTTCGTTATGCTGATCAATAACACCTTGTGATGAGCATTACCTTCACCTCCACAAATGTGAAGTAATTTCTCATGCTAGCTATTCCATGAAGTGTGAGAGGATAATGTTATATCAGAAAAAGATGAAGTATTGTGTATAATTGTATTAAATGTCAGGAAGTGTTAGCATAATTTGTCCAAAATATTTGTATACTTTTTAAGTCACGTGGAAGGTGCACAACACATCGATCCATGTATGCTTTTCCTATACTAGGATTAGGAATGCTTGAGATTAAGATGTTGTCATAGAAAACAGAGATGACATATCCACTGCAGAATGCGATTACTGTGGTGGCTAACTAGTTATTACTACAACAACAGAATATTTTTTCCAAACAGAGAAAAGCCATCAATTTGACAAGTTTTCCTTGCCCAGGAAGGCTCCATTCGGATGCAAAAAAAGAGAGcggaaaataaaagaagtaaaCAGTAAAATGACTCAAGGCCTGTCTATTTTGAGGGagcttgtttatttttattttttataaataattataaaattatttttcactttgaTTTTAGGATTTGTAAactaatttataactttttttattctaaaggCAAGAGACATGGCAttggtaattattttaaaagaaaaattaaataaattcatattaatgaaaggcaaattattttattgtaacaGAAATGAGTATGCAACTTTAAACAATTCaaggtggaaaaaaaatatttagcatCTAtggtacaaaataatttttaattcttgaaaaaagattatgatataaattaacTTTATACTTATTGATAAATGCATGCTAATTTAATGTTTGaactaaattcttttattttaatatcttgACCTATAAAtcctctataaaaaaaatatcttgacCTATATAATTTTAACCCCCTATGGTCAAGTTTTAgatccgttcttcatcgtttcTGTAAAGAGGCGATACAAGATCAAGAGGAGAAATAACGTTGCTGCTGTGAATGTACGTTGTGTTTGGGAATGCGATAGAATCATGTTGAATGGAAAAAATATACTTTCCGCAGACACAAACACACTAGTAAAATAGCCAAGAGGattatgttgtttttgttttgcggGCGTGAGGCATGTGAGAATGCATTTTATTTAGttgttttgattctttccttggttataattttcttattttggttTAAATTTGGAGTTAAACCAAACTAAAACTCAGACGTAATTTGGATAAGAAAtggaaaatgataaataactaacGGTCAATTAACGTTTATAATTAACTGGTAAGTGCAGTTTtgtaatttgattattaatgtcattaatcatatatttttttcttatctaaAATTGGAATGACATGAAACTGTACGAAATTAACGTTATTGTTATATGATATGATGATATATGATTAAAACTTGATTTCAGCTGCAATATCCTTTGGTGGGTtaattaagttattgaggctAACTTTGAGAGTTTGAAACAGACAAAGGTTTAATTGTTAGTGTGAACAAAAAAAAGGCGTTGTTTAgagtaaaatttaaagaaagaaaaggctTAATTAATGATTAACGTGGTAGAGTGGAGTGGGGTCTaaaaagaaggagaagacaCACACAGAGGTAAATTCTCATGCAACAAATAAATATAGGACTTGGTCAACCTTTTACGACACTTATTATTTTCGTAAAAGTTAAACGAAACAAAACAACCAAGAaccaatctctctctctctctctctctctctctctgttgcTGCGTTTCTCCTTTCAATGCCATATTCCAAGATTTCTCCAACCCTTAATTGCCTTCCTTCACACCCATCATCATTCCAAACCAGCAGGCACTTCTGGAAGGCGCGCATGCACGTCGCACCATTCCTTCTGCGTGTACTATGGCACTCCTCACTTCTTTTATAACTTCattcacattattattattatttgtgattATGATAACTAGTGCTTCAGACACAGGATCTCTCCTCAAATTCAGAGACTCCCTTGAAAACAACAATGCATTGTTGTCCTCATGGAATGCATCCATCCCTCCATGTTCGGGTTCATCCCACTGGCCTCGCGTTCAGTGTTACAAGGGACACGTGTCGGGGTTGAAGCTCGAGAACATGAGGCTCAAAGGTGTCATTGACGTCCAATCCCTCCTGGAGTTACCATATCTCAGAACCATAAGCCTCATGAACAACGACTTCGACACTGAATGGCCTGATATCAACAAAATTGTGGGTTTGAAGACCCTTTTCCTTTCAAATAACAATTTCTCCGGGGAGATTCCGGCCCAGGCTTTTCAGGGCATGCAGTGGTTGAAGAAGATTCATCTCTCAAACAACCAGTTCACAGGTCCTATTCCAACTTCCCTCGCATCCATGCCTAGGCTTATGGAGTTGAGGTTGGAGGGAAACCAATTCACTGGCCCCATTCCCAATTTTCAACATGCATTCAAATCATTTAGCGTAGCCAATAATCAATTGGAGGGAGAAATACCAGCCAGCCTCCATAACATGccaccttcttctttctctggtAGATAATTTCCATTTGCATTAATTACAATTAAACACACCTACCTATCCTTATATTAATTAAGGACAAAATATGCATGCTTTTGGTATTGTTTGTTACAAGCAACCGGCACATAAAAGGTTcgtttaaaaagataaataaaccatcaatttagatattttgttatatgttactcatatttcatttaattagaatatatttgttTGTGTAACTATGCAGTGTTCCCATGTCCTATATTTTAGACATTAGTCCATGTGAGAGTCTATGCTTGATagattgtttgtttgtttggaaTGCAGGCAATGAAGGGGTATGTGGAGCACCGCTAAGTGCATGCTCCTCCCCAAAAAAGAAATCAACTGCGAGTATTGTTGCGGCAGCGGTTCTTGTTATTGTAGCACTGATAGTGATTGGAGCAGTAATATTGTTAGTCCTGcatcaaagaagaaaacaagcTGGGCTAGAAGTGTCTGCGGAGAATCCATCATCAATAATGTTCCAATCCCAACAGAAAGAAGCCTCGTCGTCAGATGAAGGAAGTCGGGGGTCGCCTACTAGCTCGAGCCACAGAAGCAGAAGCTTGAGGCTATTGTTTGTGAGGGATGACAGAGAGAAGTTTGATTATAATGAACTGTTTAGAGCCTCAGCAAAGATGTTGGGCAGTGGTTGTTTCAGCTCTTCCTACAAGGTTGCTCTGTTGGACGGACCAGAGATGGTGGTGAAGAGATTCAAGCAGATGAACAATGTAGGGAGGGAGGAGTTTGATGAGCACATGCGACGGATTGGAAGGTTGAATCATCCTAATCTGCTTCCTCTGGTCGCCTACTACTACAGAAAGGTGGAGAAACTCTTGGTTACTGACTTTGTTCACAATGGAAGCTTGGCCGTTCGCCTTCACGGTACCTATGCTTAAAGATTGTTTGGGTAAACTTCTCTAGAAGCAtttttaagagaagaaaataaaataagtttctcCATTAGTTAATTTGTAGACATACTCTCATCTTTTAGAGAAGCGGTATGGGAGAACTTTCACAAATTAGCTAATGAAGAACTCCttttaacttaatgaaaaaattcatctcgttattttcttctcttaaactTGCTTCTTAAGAAGCTTACCCAAATACACCTTACACTACTACTTTCTCTATATACTAATCTCTCTTTTCAATTCAATTTCCCTCTCTTAGGGATGCATGTGTATGGTTTCTTTCAggataccaagctctaggacaAGAAAGCCTGGATTGGGCAAGCCGGTTGAAGATAGTGAAAGGCATAGCAAAAGGAATTGAACATCTGTACAAGGAGATGCCAAGCCTAATTGCGGCACATGGACATCTAAAGTCCTCCAACGTTCTTCTGAGTGAATCTTTGGAGCCCA of Glycine soja cultivar W05 chromosome 1, ASM419377v2, whole genome shotgun sequence contains these proteins:
- the LOC114407154 gene encoding protein APEM9-like isoform X2, whose protein sequence is MAIMISIEICWNQVLWCFFRHSTNFPPRHQTFLINSNYTLFHSKLFLLLFFLLGRACFQIAQGSESALASVQQFLHDFLNGWSLEHSQYSSVITEAASRDQSRRFILPVDEYLQVVELYALTLLATVQKDVDLAISWVENASLPEENRQGLLRSLHSMHSSKSTILSQSSFQQSPTNSNEAYPLKEQSVSEGLPKGLKSNEKYRSKEAVTKLSERIEACFWCFRGINLKIGTTKFVITSGKIMLGCLILFIYYVFRKKQATLNRIVRRQAMAVKRALVDLWQLAFSYQVNPLAAVQPLSAATRQGQ
- the LOC114407154 gene encoding protein APEM9-like isoform X1 encodes the protein MDSDAAAAIAIWKEIEASESYLVCSMYEEAAELASSVLERLRHGHHDIDRDMLESSAMVLLQAFNQLPTKTPDILNQLKLHFVSLKAIPTLVLLTGACFQIAQGSESALASVQQFLHDFLNGWSLEHSQYSSVITEAASRDQSRRFILPVDEYLQVVELYALTLLATVQKDVDLAISWVENASLPEENRQGLLRSLHSMHSSKSTILSQSSFQQSPTNSNEAYPLKEQSVSEGLPKGLKSNEKYRSKEAVTKLSERIEACFWCFRGINLKIGTTKFVITSGKIMLGCLILFIYYVFRKKQATLNRIVRRQAMAVKRALVDLWQLAFSYQVNPLAAVQPLSAATRQGQ
- the LOC114407143 gene encoding pollen receptor-like kinase 2 isoform X1, whose translation is MALLTSFITSFTLLLLFVIMITSASDTGSLLKFRDSLENNNALLSSWNASIPPCSGSSHWPRVQCYKGHVSGLKLENMRLKGVIDVQSLLELPYLRTISLMNNDFDTEWPDINKIVGLKTLFLSNNNFSGEIPAQAFQGMQWLKKIHLSNNQFTGPIPTSLASMPRLMELRLEGNQFTGPIPNFQHAFKSFSVANNQLEGEIPASLHNMPPSSFSGNEGVCGAPLSACSSPKKKSTASIVAAAVLVIVALIVIGAVILLVLHQRRKQAGLEVSAENPSSIMFQSQQKEASSSDEGSRGSPTSSSHRSRSLRLLFVRDDREKFDYNELFRASAKMLGSGCFSSSYKVALLDGPEMVVKRFKQMNNVGREEFDEHMRRIGRLNHPNLLPLVAYYYRKVEKLLVTDFVHNGSLAVRLHGYQALGQESLDWASRLKIVKGIAKGIEHLYKEMPSLIAAHGHLKSSNVLLSESLEPILTDYGLGPVINQDLAPEIMVIYKSPEYVQHGRITKKTDVWSLGILILEILTGKFPANLLQGKGSELSLANWVHSVVPQEWTREVFDKDMDGTNNSEGEMVKLLKIALACCEGDVDKRWDLKEAVERIHEVNEEEVKSSLSPWMVN
- the LOC114407143 gene encoding pollen receptor-like kinase 2 isoform X2 translates to MALLTSFITSFTLLLLFVIMITSASDTGSLLKFRDSLENNNALLSSWNASIPPCSGSSHWPRVQCYKGHVSGLKLENMRLKGVIDVQSLLELPYLRTISLMNNDFDTEWPDINKIVGLKTLFLSNNNFSGEIPAQAFQGMQWLKKIHLSNNQFTGNEGVCGAPLSACSSPKKKSTASIVAAAVLVIVALIVIGAVILLVLHQRRKQAGLEVSAENPSSIMFQSQQKEASSSDEGSRGSPTSSSHRSRSLRLLFVRDDREKFDYNELFRASAKMLGSGCFSSSYKVALLDGPEMVVKRFKQMNNVGREEFDEHMRRIGRLNHPNLLPLVAYYYRKVEKLLVTDFVHNGSLAVRLHGYQALGQESLDWASRLKIVKGIAKGIEHLYKEMPSLIAAHGHLKSSNVLLSESLEPILTDYGLGPVINQDLAPEIMVIYKSPEYVQHGRITKKTDVWSLGILILEILTGKFPANLLQGKGSELSLANWVHSVVPQEWTREVFDKDMDGTNNSEGEMVKLLKIALACCEGDVDKRWDLKEAVERIHEVNEEEVKSSLSPWMVN